From one Microbacter margulisiae genomic stretch:
- a CDS encoding CheR family methyltransferase yields MENLSRFLSDIYNVDVLQYDATFLEMALNKRMLANGCDSVIDYRLYLENNQNEASLLIDSLNISFSMFFRNPLTYAYLEQVLLPVLMERKKKENNKEIRIWSAACAAGQEAYSVAMLCDEILTKGNPQLSYRIFATDSDPDEIQRAQQGVYNIVAVENVSLRRIQNYFLKQDDFFSITPVIKQMVNFSTFDLLDESLISPPASIYGDFDIIFCCNLLFYYKPEYRTRILEKMERNLAPNGFLITGETERETLVQHCYQEVFVNSAIFNAKGHIGSK; encoded by the coding sequence ATGGAAAATCTATCAAGATTCTTGTCTGATATATATAATGTAGATGTATTGCAATATGACGCTACATTTCTGGAAATGGCTTTAAATAAAAGGATGTTGGCTAATGGATGTGATTCGGTGATTGATTATCGGCTTTATTTGGAAAATAACCAGAACGAAGCCAGTTTGTTGATTGATTCATTGAATATTTCTTTCAGTATGTTTTTTCGGAATCCTCTTACCTATGCTTATCTTGAACAGGTACTTTTGCCCGTTTTGATGGAACGCAAGAAGAAAGAAAACAATAAAGAAATCAGAATCTGGTCTGCGGCTTGTGCAGCAGGGCAGGAAGCATATAGCGTTGCAATGCTTTGTGATGAAATTTTGACGAAAGGCAATCCACAATTATCGTATCGAATTTTTGCTACTGATAGTGATCCTGATGAAATTCAAAGAGCGCAACAAGGCGTTTATAATATTGTGGCTGTTGAAAATGTGTCTTTGAGACGTATCCAAAATTATTTTTTGAAGCAAGATGATTTCTTTTCGATTACACCAGTCATAAAGCAAATGGTAAATTTTTCTACGTTTGATTTACTGGATGAATCTCTGATAAGTCCACCTGCCAGTATTTACGGAGACTTTGATATTATTTTCTGTTGCAATTTATTGTTTTACTATAAACCAGAGTATCGTACCCGTATTCTTGAAAAGATGGAACGCAATCTTGCTCCTAACGGGTTTTTAATTACAGGAGAAACAGAACGTGAAACTCTTGTGCAACACTGTTATCAGGAAGTTTTTGTAAATTCGGCGATCTTTAATGCGAAAGGACATATAGGTTCAAAGTAA
- a CDS encoding sigma-54-dependent transcriptional regulator has translation MLNVLILDDEKRFTEELAEFLENSGFHAYEANSVGLGLSILKKTEIDLLILDVRLPGSNGLDILKDVKSLYPNIEVIVVSGHGDMDTVIQAMRLGAFDYLKKPFRHIDIRISIERTQKFLALQREVKQLEEKNSLISKSLEERIERHFIGVSTPIKEILDQALTVAQYPDTNVLITGESGTGKENIARIIHYASARKDAIFCAVNSASITESLLESEFFGHKKGSFTGAVADKKGFFEISNHGTLFLDEIADMQINLQAKMLRAIEEKKITRVGDTHSIDVDFRIISATNNPLDKLVEEQKFRLDLMHRLNTFHIHIPPLRERPEDIESLFLFFLEDIAKKLNKPIPQLNDDVIELLQKYSFPGNVRELRNMVERAMILNKGRKLSIEDFPIKEKTVATPETLLPVDTFNLETHEAELIRAALKDANYNRVAAAKLLGIDRMALVRKMQKYMIEPEPQIAQK, from the coding sequence ATGCTTAATGTTTTAATTCTTGATGACGAAAAGAGATTTACGGAAGAATTGGCTGAATTTTTAGAAAATTCAGGGTTTCATGCCTATGAGGCAAATAGTGTGGGGTTGGGGTTATCGATCCTGAAGAAAACGGAAATAGACCTGTTAATTCTGGATGTGCGATTGCCGGGTAGTAATGGGTTGGATATCTTGAAAGATGTAAAATCTCTTTATCCTAACATAGAAGTTATTGTGGTTTCTGGCCATGGAGATATGGATACAGTGATTCAGGCTATGCGTTTGGGCGCATTTGATTATTTGAAAAAACCTTTCCGGCATATAGATATTCGTATTTCTATTGAACGAACGCAAAAATTTCTGGCTTTACAGCGGGAGGTGAAACAATTAGAGGAAAAAAACTCTTTGATTTCAAAGAGTTTGGAAGAAAGAATTGAGCGTCATTTTATTGGGGTTAGCACCCCAATAAAGGAAATATTGGATCAGGCACTTACTGTAGCTCAATATCCGGATACCAATGTGTTAATAACGGGTGAAAGTGGCACGGGAAAGGAAAATATTGCGCGAATTATCCACTATGCCAGTGCCAGAAAAGATGCCATTTTCTGTGCAGTCAATAGTGCGTCCATAACTGAATCGTTATTGGAAAGTGAATTTTTTGGACATAAAAAAGGTTCCTTTACGGGGGCTGTTGCCGATAAAAAAGGCTTTTTTGAAATCAGTAACCATGGAACGTTGTTTTTGGACGAAATTGCTGATATGCAGATTAATCTACAAGCTAAAATGTTACGTGCAATCGAAGAGAAAAAAATTACGAGAGTTGGAGATACCCATTCCATTGATGTTGATTTTCGTATTATTTCCGCCACGAACAATCCACTTGATAAATTAGTGGAGGAACAAAAATTTCGTTTGGATCTGATGCACCGCTTAAACACATTTCATATTCATATTCCTCCATTGCGGGAAAGGCCTGAAGACATAGAATCGCTATTTTTGTTTTTTCTCGAAGATATCGCCAAGAAACTAAATAAACCTATACCCCAATTGAATGATGATGTGATAGAATTATTGCAAAAATACTCTTTCCCGGGTAATGTTCGTGAATTGAGAAATATGGTAGAACGCGCCATGATCTTAAATAAAGGGAGAAAATTATCCATCGAAGATTTTCCTATAAAAGAGAAAACAGTAGCCACGCCAGAAACCTTGTTGCCGGTTGATACGTTCAATTTAGAAACGCATGAAGCAGAATTGATACGTGCTGCACTCAAGGATGCCAATTATAATCGTGTTGCTGCAGCGAAATTGTTAGGCATTGACCGAATGGCGCTAGTACGAAAAATGCAGAAATATATGATCGAACCCGAACCACAAATTGCTCAAAAATGA
- a CDS encoding hybrid sensor histidine kinase/response regulator — protein sequence MEPIIRVLMVEDNAFDVELIKREIKKNNISFVHHLVETKEDFIEGLNTFHPDIILSDYTLPAFNGMEALAIRQTMCPDIPFVLCTGSINEETAVNVMKAGADDYILKGHITRIGSAMLTALQNKANLRLKKQTDEQLRIFSRAVEQNPASIIITNIQGEIEYVNQKFTKITGYSFQEVLGKNPRILKSGFMPPNLYKDLWQTITKGKEWHGELQNRKKNGQLYDESVLIAPIANDKGEVAHFLAVKEDITEKRKAQVTLEKNQILLKKALFESSQLIDVTTGEVNYQTMADIIRDLSEAQFVVFNLFNENSLDFKTVAIAGIKEDITKAMSILGFEVLNKTWTRDSILEERIKGAVITRFDSVIDMAQHVISRTACRLIDTVFKINELHVVNIRKNNKGLGAFYLIYTQDNLLKNNEIVSIFANQIGLYVDRKRAEDALIKKMNELERFHRLTVDRELAMIELKKEVNSLLKESGQDPKYHIVQ from the coding sequence ATGGAGCCAATAATACGAGTTTTAATGGTCGAGGATAATGCGTTTGATGTAGAACTAATTAAACGAGAAATCAAAAAGAATAATATATCTTTTGTTCATCATCTGGTAGAGACTAAAGAGGATTTTATAGAAGGCCTGAATACATTCCACCCTGATATCATTCTTTCCGATTATACGCTTCCTGCCTTTAATGGCATGGAGGCATTAGCGATCCGGCAAACAATGTGCCCAGATATTCCTTTTGTTTTATGCACCGGATCAATTAATGAAGAGACTGCTGTGAATGTGATGAAGGCCGGTGCAGATGATTATATTCTGAAAGGGCACATTACCCGGATAGGGTCGGCTATGCTGACCGCGCTTCAAAATAAAGCGAATCTGCGGCTGAAAAAGCAGACGGATGAGCAATTGCGAATTTTTTCGCGTGCGGTAGAACAAAATCCAGCTTCTATTATTATTACCAATATCCAGGGTGAAATTGAATACGTAAATCAAAAATTCACTAAAATTACAGGATATAGCTTTCAGGAGGTTTTAGGAAAAAATCCACGGATTTTGAAATCAGGATTTATGCCTCCGAACCTGTATAAAGATCTTTGGCAGACCATTACCAAAGGGAAGGAATGGCATGGTGAGTTGCAAAATCGTAAAAAAAATGGACAGTTGTATGATGAATCTGTACTAATTGCTCCGATAGCTAATGATAAAGGGGAAGTTGCTCATTTTCTTGCAGTTAAAGAAGATATTACTGAAAAGAGAAAGGCTCAGGTTACATTAGAGAAAAATCAGATTCTTTTGAAGAAAGCACTTTTTGAGAGCTCTCAACTTATAGATGTGACAACCGGAGAAGTCAATTATCAAACAATGGCTGACATCATACGGGATCTTTCGGAAGCGCAATTTGTGGTATTTAATTTGTTTAATGAGAATAGCCTGGACTTTAAAACTGTAGCAATTGCGGGGATTAAGGAGGATATAACCAAAGCAATGTCTATCCTAGGCTTTGAGGTATTGAATAAAACCTGGACAAGGGATTCTATATTGGAAGAGAGGATCAAAGGAGCCGTTATTACACGGTTTGATTCTGTTATCGATATGGCTCAGCATGTAATTTCCAGAACTGCTTGCCGACTCATTGATACTGTTTTCAAAATAAATGAATTACACGTAGTTAATATTAGAAAGAATAACAAAGGCCTTGGTGCCTTTTATTTAATTTACACGCAAGATAATCTATTGAAAAATAATGAGATAGTTTCTATTTTTGCGAATCAGATTGGGTTGTATGTTGATCGAAAACGTGCCGAAGATGCATTAATTAAAAAAATGAATGAGTTGGAACGCTTTCATCGTTTGACTGTAGACAGGGAGTTGGCTATGATCGAATTAAAGAAAGAAGTGAACTCATTGCTCAAAGAATCAGGTCAAGACCCAAAATATCATATCGTTCAGTAA
- a CDS encoding response regulator encodes MENLFVDILLVEDNPNDAELTLRALKKNNIANDIHVVTDGAEALDYLFAKGRYSGRDKTATPKLMILDLKLPKVDGLEVLRIVKADEQMKHIPVVILTSSKEESDVIASYKLGANSFIVKPVEFSKFIDAVKELGMYWLLLNEPPKTK; translated from the coding sequence ATGGAAAATTTATTTGTGGATATTCTTTTGGTGGAAGATAATCCCAATGACGCTGAGTTAACATTGAGAGCATTGAAGAAAAACAACATTGCGAATGATATTCATGTAGTAACCGATGGAGCCGAAGCTCTGGATTATCTTTTTGCAAAAGGGAGATACAGTGGCAGAGATAAAACAGCTACTCCAAAACTGATGATTCTTGATCTGAAACTTCCTAAAGTAGATGGATTAGAAGTGCTTCGCATTGTCAAAGCGGATGAGCAAATGAAGCATATTCCGGTTGTTATTTTGACTTCATCCAAAGAGGAAAGTGATGTTATAGCGAGTTACAAGCTTGGAGCCAATAGTTTTATAGTCAAACCTGTTGAATTTTCTAAATTTATTGATGCAGTCAAGGAATTAGGCATGTATTGGCTTTTGCTGAATGAGCCTCCGAAAACGAAGTAA
- a CDS encoding hybrid sensor histidine kinase/response regulator, with amino-acid sequence MKLKNIKISTQLQLTFGVIWVFILVLGLIAWRDTDKIAQQTVDMYNHPLSVSRSLSALREDVSTYQLEAKNNVFYASKKEQEAERIAFNIHITDAEQQFTILYSRYLGPRIDIDNAHKSFVVWKDLEDDVWKQKQIETGQINESLSRLGTHSDLVQAREQLTLSLNKMDAFAQNKADQFLTNASDLKRALNVQLAVFVICILLISIVIFLILSKSILTPLREMRDATSRFREGDLSARSTYVSSNALGRLAESFNELADTIETELTLNERAAQLAGVMLSEEDAHQFSHALLKSLIQHTEAIIGAVFLLNNEKTMYEPFESIGMNKETYHSFSALNYEGEFGMVLATRKLHHIKGIPKDSKMTFSTVSGDFIPREIITIPIIVKNEIAAILSLSSITRFSDGSLRLLDTVLVTLNARMEGILTYRKVVDFAKQLEIQNNELESQKRELAAQTSELTEQNVELAMQKKQLGEANKMKNSFLSSMSHELRTPLNSVIALSNVLSRRLSGKLSDEEYSYIGVIERNGKQLLSLINDILDLSRIEAGREEIRAHLFNMNDLIRDVVETIEPQSKQKKLKLIYIPNEALPEITSDYDKCRHILQNIVANAIKFTEKGKVEIRADRIVDAVQIDIIDTGIGIKAEFLPHIFEEFRQADGSNSRKYGGTGLGLAIAKKYANMLGGQISVESAEGHGSHFTFSIPVKLGAQVKTVDYQGISAPVYKPEEIQHESQKIDVTKKTILVVEDTEAIVIQLCDILETEGYHVMVAHNGQEALERISEQMPDTMILDLMMPEVDGFEVLRHIREEKISEHLPVIILTAKYVTKDELAFLTHNSIFQLIRKGDINKAQLLNAVIQSMLPADQEISNTTATPQQLRIPINERPTVLIVEDNADNMLTIKALLEDSCVVIEAEDGISGVELAKQHVPHIILMDIALPGMSGIEALHILRKNQKTKNIPVIAVSASAMKGDRESFLIEGFDDYVSKPIDSRRLDEVMHKWLQI; translated from the coding sequence ATGAAATTGAAAAATATAAAGATCTCAACTCAGCTCCAACTAACTTTTGGGGTTATTTGGGTGTTTATTTTGGTGTTGGGACTGATTGCATGGAGAGATACCGATAAAATTGCACAACAAACTGTAGATATGTATAATCATCCTTTAAGTGTTAGTCGATCTTTGTCTGCACTTAGGGAAGATGTGTCTACATATCAACTTGAAGCGAAGAATAACGTATTTTATGCTTCGAAAAAAGAACAAGAAGCTGAACGCATAGCCTTTAATATTCATATAACAGATGCAGAGCAGCAGTTTACAATATTGTATAGTAGGTATTTAGGACCTAGAATTGATATTGATAATGCACACAAGTCTTTTGTCGTATGGAAGGACCTAGAGGATGATGTATGGAAACAGAAACAGATTGAAACAGGTCAGATTAATGAGTCTTTAAGTCGACTGGGGACTCATAGCGATTTAGTACAAGCCAGAGAACAACTTACCTTGTCATTGAATAAGATGGATGCATTTGCACAAAACAAGGCAGATCAGTTTCTTACCAATGCATCTGACCTGAAACGCGCATTGAATGTTCAATTAGCTGTTTTTGTAATCTGTATTTTATTGATTTCAATAGTGATTTTTTTAATTCTAAGCAAAAGTATACTTACGCCTTTACGGGAGATGAGAGATGCTACATCGCGTTTTCGTGAGGGAGATTTGAGTGCACGGAGCACTTATGTTTCGTCCAATGCGCTTGGTCGGCTTGCAGAATCTTTCAATGAATTGGCAGACACGATTGAAACAGAACTGACTTTGAATGAACGAGCTGCCCAATTAGCCGGAGTAATGCTGAGTGAGGAAGATGCTCATCAGTTTAGCCACGCATTACTTAAATCTTTAATTCAGCATACGGAAGCTATCATAGGAGCTGTTTTTCTGCTAAATAACGAAAAAACTATGTATGAGCCTTTTGAGAGCATTGGAATGAACAAAGAAACATATCACTCTTTTTCTGCATTAAACTATGAAGGTGAATTTGGTATGGTCTTAGCTACCCGTAAACTCCATCATATTAAAGGGATTCCTAAAGATAGTAAAATGACTTTTTCTACTGTCAGTGGCGATTTTATTCCTCGCGAAATTATTACTATTCCCATTATAGTAAAGAATGAAATTGCTGCTATTCTTTCGTTATCTTCTATTACACGTTTTAGCGATGGAAGTTTAAGATTGCTTGATACCGTCTTGGTTACGTTAAATGCACGCATGGAAGGGATTTTGACGTATCGTAAAGTAGTTGATTTTGCTAAACAACTTGAGATTCAGAATAATGAACTTGAATCTCAAAAGAGAGAACTAGCGGCTCAAACGTCTGAATTAACGGAACAAAATGTAGAACTGGCTATGCAGAAAAAACAACTGGGTGAAGCCAATAAGATGAAAAATAGTTTTCTGTCAAGTATGAGCCATGAGTTACGTACTCCTCTGAATTCTGTGATTGCGCTTTCAAATGTTCTCTCCCGCCGGTTGTCAGGTAAATTGTCTGATGAAGAGTATAGTTATATTGGTGTAATTGAAAGAAATGGGAAACAACTGCTTTCATTGATCAATGATATTCTCGATCTTTCCCGTATCGAAGCCGGGAGGGAGGAAATAAGGGCGCATCTGTTTAATATGAATGACTTGATTCGTGATGTAGTTGAAACTATCGAACCGCAGTCCAAACAGAAAAAACTGAAATTGATCTATATCCCGAATGAAGCACTGCCAGAGATAACAAGTGATTATGATAAATGCCGGCATATCCTTCAAAATATTGTAGCAAACGCAATAAAGTTTACCGAAAAAGGTAAGGTGGAGATTCGGGCTGACAGAATAGTTGATGCTGTACAAATTGACATTATTGATACGGGCATTGGTATTAAAGCAGAATTTTTGCCTCACATTTTTGAGGAATTCCGGCAAGCTGATGGTAGCAATTCCCGAAAGTATGGAGGAACAGGATTGGGCCTGGCCATTGCGAAGAAATATGCAAATATGCTTGGTGGACAAATTTCTGTGGAAAGCGCAGAAGGCCATGGATCTCATTTTACTTTTTCTATTCCTGTGAAACTGGGAGCTCAGGTAAAAACTGTAGATTATCAGGGGATTTCTGCGCCTGTGTATAAACCTGAAGAGATACAGCATGAATCGCAAAAAATTGATGTAACAAAGAAAACGATTCTGGTCGTTGAAGATACTGAAGCTATTGTGATTCAATTGTGTGATATTCTTGAAACAGAAGGTTATCATGTGATGGTGGCACATAACGGGCAAGAAGCATTGGAGAGAATTTCAGAACAAATGCCAGACACGATGATTCTTGATTTAATGATGCCGGAAGTAGATGGATTTGAAGTTCTAAGGCATATCCGTGAAGAAAAAATTTCAGAACATTTACCGGTTATTATATTAACTGCTAAATATGTAACGAAAGATGAACTTGCTTTCTTGACCCATAACAGTATTTTTCAATTAATCCGGAAAGGTGATATCAACAAGGCACAGTTATTGAACGCTGTGATTCAATCTATGTTGCCAGCTGATCAGGAAATATCCAATACTACAGCAACACCTCAGCAGCTCCGGATTCCGATCAATGAAAGACCAACCGTTTTAATTGTAGAGGATAATGCAGACAACATGTTAACAATAAAAGCATTGTTGGAAGACTCTTGTGTTGTAATTGAGGCTGAAGACGGCATTTCCGGTGTTGAATTAGCAAAACAGCACGTTCCTCATATAATTCTGATGGATATTGCGTTGCCGGGAATGAGCGGTATTGAAGCGCTTCATATTTTACGTAAAAATCAAAAAACGAAAAATATTCCTGTTATCGCGGTTTCAGCGAGCGCTATGAAAGGGGACAGGGAAAGCTTCCTGATAGAAGGATTTGATGATTATGTATCAAAACCTATTGACAGCCGAAGGCTGGATGAGGTAATGCACAAATGGTTGCAAATATAA
- a CDS encoding PAS domain S-box protein translates to MEKILAIDDNSDNLIVLRALLIESFPDMQFISCQSGRKGISLALEQQPDVILLDLIMPEIDGYEVCRILKENERTRIIPVIILTAARTDKENRIKALEVGADAFLTKPLDESELIVQIRAMLRIKASEDYKQNEKENLTRLVAERTRELEESQVAMLNLLEDLKEENESRKKIEMALRESETHYRTLANSGQALVWTSGIDKKCDYFNQPWLDFTGRALEQEIGDGWVAGVHPDDLPYCLDVYINAFDNHEKFSMEYRLLHVSGDYRWIQDNGSPRYNSNGEFIGYIGHCLDITEHKLNEQKIVENEKLLTNIIENIPTSLILKDANTLRYQMMNKAGEQLLGLKRELAIGKNVYEIFHLADAEYLNAKDQTALMTGAVLDDSEANLFIQGRGNLIIHTIRVPIKNDQGTIDSLVVLTEDITEKKQIEKALIESEQMYRTLLNASPEGIVILDMQHKIVEMSDIVLEIFGIPNKNDFVGENVFSFIPDKEVDKLTSVLQRTLEEGRIHQVEFMMSRFDKSLFHCELSTTLIHDANGNPKSYMAILRDITERKEIERQLLRTERMVSLGEMASAMAHEINQPLLSISLSIDNLLMKMKQANVVDEAYFTNKSTKIFEDVSRISRLIDHVRTFSRDHDREKPLPFDINESIRNAVAMISEQFLNHGVRVTLELDQDIPLVRGNVYQLEQVVLNLLTNAKDAVEEKENTQHDFEMHIEVRTYHDERFNYLEIKDNGVGIHSNDIDQIMLPFYTTKDVGKGTGLGLSISYGIVKEMGGTIQIESEWMIGSLFRVCLPFMPIQQEMAWV, encoded by the coding sequence ATGGAAAAAATTCTTGCAATTGATGATAACTCAGATAATTTAATTGTTCTTCGGGCTTTATTGATAGAGTCTTTCCCTGATATGCAATTTATTAGTTGCCAGTCGGGACGAAAAGGCATCTCATTAGCTCTTGAACAACAGCCGGATGTTATTCTGCTTGATCTGATAATGCCTGAAATTGATGGGTATGAAGTTTGTCGGATTTTGAAGGAAAATGAACGAACGAGAATTATACCTGTTATTATCCTTACAGCTGCACGGACTGATAAAGAGAATCGTATTAAAGCGCTGGAAGTGGGAGCGGATGCTTTTTTGACAAAACCTCTGGATGAGTCGGAATTGATTGTGCAAATACGGGCCATGCTGCGTATTAAAGCATCTGAGGATTATAAACAGAATGAAAAAGAAAATCTTACCCGACTGGTTGCAGAGCGTACCCGTGAGCTTGAAGAAAGCCAAGTGGCAATGCTTAATTTGTTGGAGGATTTAAAGGAAGAGAATGAGTCCCGTAAAAAGATTGAGATGGCTCTCCGTGAAAGTGAGACTCATTATCGGACATTGGCTAATTCAGGCCAGGCTTTAGTATGGACATCAGGTATTGATAAAAAATGTGATTATTTTAATCAGCCCTGGCTTGATTTTACGGGTCGAGCTTTGGAGCAGGAAATTGGAGACGGCTGGGTGGCGGGCGTCCATCCGGATGATTTGCCGTACTGTCTTGATGTATATATAAACGCATTTGATAATCATGAGAAATTTAGCATGGAATATAGATTGCTCCATGTTTCCGGCGATTATCGATGGATACAGGACAATGGATCACCACGTTACAATAGTAACGGCGAATTTATTGGATACATTGGTCATTGTCTTGATATTACAGAACATAAGCTCAATGAACAAAAGATTGTTGAAAATGAGAAACTGCTAACGAATATTATAGAGAATATCCCAACCTCGTTGATTTTAAAGGATGCAAACACGTTGAGGTATCAAATGATGAATAAAGCAGGTGAACAACTTTTAGGATTAAAACGGGAACTAGCAATAGGGAAGAACGTGTATGAGATTTTTCATTTAGCTGATGCCGAATATTTGAATGCTAAAGATCAAACAGCCTTAATGACAGGGGCAGTATTAGATGATTCGGAAGCAAATCTTTTTATTCAGGGTAGAGGGAATCTTATTATACATACGATCAGAGTTCCAATTAAGAATGATCAGGGAACTATTGATTCTCTGGTGGTACTGACTGAGGATATAACAGAGAAGAAACAAATTGAAAAAGCACTGATTGAGTCAGAACAAATGTATCGCACGCTCTTGAATGCCTCCCCGGAAGGAATTGTCATTCTTGACATGCAACACAAAATTGTTGAGATGTCTGATATTGTGCTCGAAATTTTTGGAATTCCGAATAAGAACGATTTTGTAGGTGAAAATGTTTTTTCGTTTATTCCGGATAAAGAGGTCGATAAACTGACTTCTGTATTACAAAGAACACTTGAAGAGGGACGCATTCATCAGGTTGAATTTATGATGTCGCGATTTGATAAGTCATTATTTCATTGTGAACTGAGTACTACATTAATTCATGATGCAAATGGTAATCCAAAATCATATATGGCTATTTTACGCGACATCACAGAAAGAAAAGAGATAGAAAGACAATTACTGAGGACAGAACGTATGGTGAGCTTGGGGGAAATGGCATCCGCTATGGCGCATGAAATTAACCAGCCACTACTCTCGATTTCATTAAGCATTGATAATCTATTGATGAAAATGAAGCAGGCTAATGTAGTTGATGAGGCATATTTTACGAATAAGTCTACAAAAATATTTGAGGATGTTTCTAGGATCAGCAGACTTATTGATCATGTGCGAACTTTTTCTCGAGATCATGACCGGGAAAAGCCTCTACCTTTTGATATCAATGAAAGTATACGGAATGCCGTTGCTATGATTTCTGAGCAGTTTTTAAATCATGGTGTTAGGGTGACATTGGAACTGGATCAGGATATTCCTTTGGTAAGGGGCAATGTCTATCAACTTGAACAAGTCGTGCTTAATCTATTGACTAATGCAAAAGATGCAGTGGAAGAAAAAGAAAATACACAACATGATTTTGAAATGCATATAGAAGTTCGCACGTATCATGACGAACGATTTAATTATCTCGAAATTAAGGATAATGGAGTAGGTATTCATTCAAACGATATTGATCAAATAATGCTGCCTTTTTATACTACAAAAGATGTAGGAAAAGGTACAGGACTTGGACTTTCCATATCTTATGGCATTGTGAAAGAAATGGGAGGAACTATCCAAATTGAAAGTGAGTGGATGATTGGTTCCTTATTCAGAGTATGCCTTCCTTTTATGCCTATTCAGCAAGAAATGGCATGGGTTTAA